Proteins from a genomic interval of Clostridium sp. 'deep sea':
- a CDS encoding calcium-binding protein: MIRNNQGFTLLELLAILALITVVSAVSAPKIINTVNTAKEQKIISDMENIASALQRFCVEQELLTGNPKSCKLNGLGKNNGEWHGANNNIQSNIITEALKNYLDKEIAKHYTIIISVNENDWLNKKGYGSVSVWYPSLGENGESYHFSNIKVTNFPVQVYTKRQYANLSSNQKTIENSFILDLDGDGADNFNDFLVRIVHFKLNSTHLHSGNSQGIIQGTNEDNILHGTEYEDTMYGYAGDDTIYGYESNDQIYGGDDDDLIYGGLGNDIINGGDGIDTAVYSGLSQNYNITGNDPYTINGPDKSDTLINIEYLKFSDKEAEIDKFINNADCIYGTEGIDDPLWGTNDSDTIYALDGNDVIYAKDDDDYIYAGTGSDTITGGLGNDVINGNEGTDTAVYLFNLNQYSITGIGPYTITGPEGEDTLIDIEELRFADISGSIKDIVDGSSEIIHGTEYDDNQLMGTPNKDTIFAHGGNDIIYGLASNDTIDGGEGFDIAVFSSYFVYYDIEGYNPKVITGPDGADTLLNIEKLRFKDEDFYQENFEDVIDNKIKGTYYDDSLNGSLFKADIFMASKGQDIIRTRWGIDTIVFNDVINNYTIKEGKGFKWSSVSDNEGNITYFKTLFKTKLQFTDTVFYSD; encoded by the coding sequence ATGATTAGAAACAATCAAGGTTTTACGCTGTTAGAGCTATTGGCTATACTGGCATTAATTACTGTTGTTTCTGCGGTATCTGCCCCTAAAATAATTAACACTGTTAATACAGCAAAAGAGCAAAAAATAATTAGTGATATGGAGAATATAGCCAGTGCTTTACAAAGATTTTGTGTAGAACAAGAGTTATTAACAGGTAATCCAAAAAGCTGTAAGCTGAATGGACTTGGCAAAAACAATGGTGAATGGCATGGTGCAAACAATAATATTCAAAGCAATATTATAACAGAGGCCTTAAAAAATTATTTAGACAAAGAGATAGCTAAACACTACACCATAATTATATCAGTTAATGAAAATGATTGGCTTAATAAAAAAGGCTATGGTAGCGTTTCAGTATGGTACCCTTCGTTAGGTGAAAATGGTGAGAGCTATCATTTTAGTAATATAAAAGTAACAAATTTTCCTGTACAGGTATATACAAAACGACAGTATGCAAATTTAAGTAGCAATCAAAAAACTATAGAGAACAGCTTTATACTTGATTTAGATGGTGATGGAGCAGACAATTTTAATGATTTTTTGGTGAGAATAGTTCATTTTAAACTCAATAGCACCCATTTACATAGCGGTAATTCACAGGGAATAATTCAAGGTACAAATGAGGATAATATTCTGCATGGTACAGAGTATGAAGATACAATGTACGGATATGCTGGTGATGATACAATTTATGGGTATGAAAGTAATGATCAAATTTATGGTGGGGATGATGATGATTTAATTTACGGAGGATTAGGTAATGATATTATTAATGGTGGAGATGGCATAGATACAGCGGTTTACAGTGGCTTATCTCAAAACTATAACATAACTGGTAACGATCCGTATACCATAAATGGTCCCGATAAAAGTGATACCTTAATTAACATTGAATACTTAAAATTCAGTGATAAAGAAGCAGAAATAGATAAATTTATTAACAATGCGGATTGTATTTACGGTACAGAAGGCATAGATGATCCTTTATGGGGAACAAATGATAGTGACACTATTTATGCCCTGGATGGTAATGATGTTATTTATGCTAAAGATGATGACGACTATATTTATGCAGGCACTGGCAGTGACACAATAACAGGGGGTTTAGGTAATGATGTAATAAACGGTAATGAAGGTACAGATACAGCCGTTTATTTATTTAACTTAAATCAATATTCAATAACAGGTATTGGTCCTTATACTATTACAGGACCAGAGGGCGAAGACACCTTAATAGATATAGAAGAATTAAGATTTGCTGATATATCAGGAAGTATTAAAGATATTGTTGATGGCTCAAGTGAAATCATTCATGGCACAGAATACGATGATAATCAATTAATGGGTACCCCTAATAAAGATACTATTTTTGCCCATGGAGGTAATGATATAATTTACGGACTAGCATCTAATGACACCATAGATGGTGGAGAAGGATTTGATATAGCTGTATTTAGTAGCTACTTTGTCTATTATGACATTGAAGGGTATAATCCAAAGGTTATAACAGGTCCAGATGGTGCAGATACGTTGCTTAATATTGAAAAATTAAGATTTAAAGACGAGGATTTTTATCAAGAAAATTTTGAAGATGTCATAGATAATAAAATAAAGGGCACCTATTATGATGATTCGCTGAATGGCAGCCTTTTTAAAGCGGATATTTTTATGGCAAGCAAAGGGCAGGATATTATAAGAACCCGTTGGGGAATAGATACAATAGTATTTAATGATGTTATTAACAATTATACTATAAAAGAAGGCAAGGGTTTTAAATGGAGCTCTGTTAGTGATAATGAAGGTAATATAACTTATTTTAAAACCTTATTTAAAACTAAACTACAGTTTACTGATACTGTATTTTACTCAGATTAA